A single region of the Rhizobium sp. NLR16a genome encodes:
- the ruvA gene encoding Holliday junction branch migration protein RuvA: MIGKLKGTIDEIGEDYVLVDVHGVCYVAYCSARTLSKLGSAGEACVLFIETYVREDQLKLFGFMTALEREWFNLLQSVQGVGAKVALAVLSTLTPGELANAIALQDRAAVSRAPGVGPKVAMRLVTELKNRAPAHAGEAINIGLKQELGEGVAAAPVADAVSALTNLGYSRDQAANAVAAAMKTAGDGADSAKLIRLGLKELAR; encoded by the coding sequence ATGATCGGCAAGCTGAAAGGCACCATAGACGAGATCGGCGAAGATTATGTGCTCGTTGATGTGCACGGCGTCTGTTACGTCGCTTATTGCTCGGCCCGCACTTTGTCAAAGCTCGGATCGGCGGGCGAAGCCTGCGTGCTCTTCATCGAAACCTATGTGCGCGAGGATCAACTGAAACTCTTCGGCTTCATGACCGCATTGGAGCGGGAATGGTTCAACCTGCTGCAGAGCGTCCAGGGCGTCGGCGCCAAGGTGGCGCTCGCCGTGCTCTCGACGCTGACGCCGGGCGAGCTTGCCAATGCGATCGCCCTGCAGGACCGCGCCGCCGTCTCGCGCGCACCGGGCGTCGGCCCGAAAGTGGCGATGCGCCTCGTGACCGAACTCAAGAACCGCGCACCGGCCCATGCCGGCGAGGCAATCAACATCGGCCTCAAGCAGGAACTCGGCGAAGGCGTCGCCGCCGCACCGGTTGCCGATGCAGTGTCCGCGCTGACCAATCTCGGCTACAGCAGAGACCAGGCGGCAAATGCCGTTGCCGCGGCGATGAAGACGGCCGGCGACGGCGCCGATAGCGCCAAGCTGATAAGGCTCGGATTGAAAGAGCTGGCACGGTGA
- a CDS encoding SRPBCC domain-containing protein, with the protein MSLGIRVSGRIGRPVAEVFDAVVNPKKLSSYFTTIGGASAPLVQGTTVTWWKDAPVEVVELVPESRIVLRWDGGTAEDKTRYKTLVEMNFKTLEDGGTLVTIAENGWREDEAGRRGTYLNCEGWTQMLCSMKAFVEYGINLREGMYLSEMKGEPASAPDV; encoded by the coding sequence ATGTCTCTCGGAATCCGCGTTTCCGGCCGGATCGGCCGTCCTGTTGCCGAAGTGTTCGATGCCGTCGTCAACCCGAAGAAACTCAGCAGCTATTTCACCACGATCGGCGGGGCGAGCGCCCCGCTCGTTCAAGGCACGACAGTAACCTGGTGGAAGGATGCGCCGGTCGAGGTTGTCGAGCTTGTGCCGGAAAGCCGCATCGTGCTTCGCTGGGACGGCGGCACTGCCGAGGACAAGACAAGGTATAAGACGCTGGTGGAAATGAATTTCAAGACGCTGGAGGATGGCGGCACGCTGGTGACGATTGCCGAGAACGGCTGGCGCGAGGACGAGGCCGGCCGGCGCGGCACCTATCTCAACTGCGAAGGCTGGACACAGATGCTTTGCAGCATGAAGGCCTTCGTCGAATACGGCATCAATCTGCGCGAGGGCATGTATCTCAGCGAGATGAAAGGCGAGCCGGCCAGCGCCCCGGATGTTTGA
- the ruvB gene encoding Holliday junction branch migration DNA helicase RuvB: MSEPARLISPEKRGEDLDVTLRPQSLDEFTGQAEARANLKIFIEAAKNRGEALDHVLFVGPPGLGKTTLAQIMAKELGVNFRSTSGPVIAKAGDLAALLTNLEERDVLFIDEIHRLNPAVEEILYPAMEDYQLDLIIGEGPAARSVKIDLSKFTLVAATTRLGLLTTPLRDRFGIPVRLSFYTVEELELIVRRGARLMNLPMTEEGAREIARRARGTPRIAGRLLRRVRDFAEVARAEAVTREIADEALTRLLVDNVGFDQLDKRYLNMIAVNFGGGPVGIETIAAGLSEPRDAIEDIIEPYMIQQGFIQRTPRGRVLTAIAWKHLGMQPPKEMEAAQFRLFQEDD, translated from the coding sequence ATGAGTGAGCCCGCCCGCCTGATATCGCCGGAAAAGCGGGGCGAAGATCTTGATGTGACGCTGCGCCCGCAATCGCTGGACGAATTCACCGGCCAGGCGGAGGCGCGCGCCAATCTCAAGATCTTCATCGAGGCGGCGAAGAACCGCGGCGAGGCGCTGGATCACGTGCTCTTCGTCGGGCCTCCCGGCCTCGGCAAGACGACGCTGGCGCAGATCATGGCGAAGGAGCTCGGCGTCAACTTCCGCTCAACCTCAGGCCCTGTCATCGCCAAGGCCGGCGATCTCGCCGCGCTCCTCACCAATCTCGAGGAGCGCGACGTGCTCTTCATCGATGAGATCCACCGCCTCAATCCGGCCGTCGAGGAAATCCTCTATCCCGCCATGGAGGATTACCAGCTCGACCTCATCATCGGGGAAGGCCCTGCCGCGCGCTCGGTGAAGATCGACCTCTCGAAATTCACGCTTGTCGCCGCCACCACCCGCCTCGGCCTGCTGACGACGCCGCTGCGCGATCGTTTCGGCATCCCGGTGCGGCTCAGCTTCTATACCGTCGAGGAACTGGAACTGATCGTGCGCCGCGGCGCACGGCTGATGAACCTGCCGATGACCGAAGAGGGCGCCCGCGAGATCGCCAGGCGCGCCCGCGGCACGCCGCGCATCGCCGGCCGGCTGCTGCGGCGCGTGCGTGATTTCGCCGAGGTGGCACGGGCCGAGGCCGTCACCCGCGAGATCGCCGACGAAGCGCTGACCCGCCTGCTGGTCGACAATGTCGGCTTCGATCAACTCGACAAACGCTACCTCAACATGATCGCCGTCAATTTCGGCGGCGGCCCGGTCGGCATCGAAACCATCGCCGCCGGCCTTTCCGAGCCGCGCGACGCGATCGAGGATATCATCGAGCCCTATATGATCCAGCAGGGTTTCATTCAGCGCACGCCGCGCGGCCGTGTTCTCACCGCAATCGCGTGGAAACATCTGGGAATGCAACCGCCCAAGGAAATGGAGGCTGCGCAGTTCCGGCTGTTCCAGGAGGACGACTGA
- a CDS encoding AcvB/VirJ family lysyl-phosphatidylglycerol hydrolase, whose amino-acid sequence MIRTILLATACVCMLAAAPANAAEETTQRFESGLIPSPHIFLPEGEVKGTVMLISDAAGWGDYEKAEADRLVAEGAVVIGVDFPSYIQALSRYDVSLNDGCIYMVSDIESLSQQVQRATGNNAYHLPIVAGIGEGGALALAIAAQTPDATIGQTLAVDPLAGIPLTKELCTPASKKVIGQRTVYGLSDGALPDPIISVFTPKADKDGRAHVEALQKAHSEIEIRDSTDDAQTVFGDTLDDLVTASGAFGNPLGLPLAVLEATPAFDTMAVIYSGDGGWRDIDKEVGGTLQKEGIPVVGVDSLHYFWSERKPEETASDLSKIIDFYRKQWKVKHVLLVGYSFGADVVPATYQLLKPAEKSSVVQLSLLSLSHQVDYVISVLGWLGQKTEGAGGDPVADLKNVDPKLVQCVYGKDDDDDVACPALKDSGAEVVELPGDHHFDENYDLLTKTIIDALKRRLQD is encoded by the coding sequence ATGATCAGGACAATCCTTCTTGCCACGGCATGCGTCTGCATGCTCGCGGCCGCACCGGCTAATGCCGCCGAGGAAACCACGCAAAGATTCGAAAGCGGCCTCATCCCATCGCCGCACATCTTCCTGCCGGAAGGGGAGGTGAAGGGCACCGTGATGCTGATCTCGGATGCCGCCGGCTGGGGCGATTATGAGAAGGCCGAGGCGGACAGGCTGGTCGCCGAAGGCGCTGTCGTCATCGGCGTCGACTTTCCCTCTTATATCCAGGCGCTCAGCCGCTACGACGTCAGCCTCAACGACGGCTGCATCTACATGGTCTCGGATATTGAATCGCTGAGCCAGCAGGTGCAGCGCGCGACCGGCAACAATGCCTATCATTTGCCGATCGTCGCCGGCATCGGCGAGGGCGGGGCCCTGGCGCTGGCGATCGCCGCTCAGACGCCGGATGCGACGATCGGTCAGACGCTTGCTGTCGATCCGCTGGCCGGTATTCCGCTGACCAAGGAGCTTTGCACGCCGGCTTCCAAGAAGGTGATCGGCCAACGCACGGTGTATGGTCTCAGCGACGGCGCCCTGCCGGATCCGATCATATCAGTCTTCACGCCTAAGGCTGACAAGGACGGCCGGGCGCATGTCGAGGCGCTGCAGAAAGCCCATTCCGAGATCGAGATCCGCGATTCCACAGACGATGCACAGACGGTATTCGGCGATACGCTCGACGACCTCGTCACCGCTTCCGGCGCCTTCGGCAATCCGCTTGGCCTGCCGCTGGCGGTGCTCGAGGCAACGCCTGCCTTCGATACGATGGCGGTGATCTATTCCGGTGACGGCGGTTGGCGCGACATCGACAAGGAGGTCGGCGGCACGCTGCAGAAGGAAGGCATTCCCGTCGTAGGCGTTGATTCACTTCATTATTTCTGGTCGGAGCGCAAGCCGGAGGAGACGGCCAGCGATCTTTCAAAGATCATCGATTTCTATCGTAAGCAGTGGAAGGTGAAGCATGTTCTGCTCGTCGGCTACTCTTTCGGCGCGGATGTCGTACCCGCAACCTATCAGTTGCTCAAACCGGCCGAGAAGTCCTCGGTGGTGCAGTTGTCGCTGCTGTCGCTCTCGCACCAAGTGGACTACGTCATCTCCGTTCTTGGTTGGCTCGGTCAGAAGACGGAAGGGGCGGGGGGCGATCCCGTCGCCGATCTGAAGAACGTCGATCCGAAGCTCGTGCAGTGCGTCTATGGCAAGGACGATGACGACGATGTCGCCTGTCCGGCGTTGAAGGATAGTGGTGCTGAAGTCGTTGAACTGCCCGGCGACCATCACTTCGACGAAAATTACGACCTTCTCACCAAGACGATCATCGACGCGCTGAAGAGACGTCTGCAGGATTAA
- a CDS encoding helix-turn-helix transcriptional regulator — protein sequence MTISGAGIRRMRLLRSMKQQHLAELLGVNQATVSRWERGQLDPSPNQAVKLERIFATPQHAAADAALKRLVEDSVRSVHLICDSTHRLLSASRPRQAEWRAPLGAFLGRSLFSYASAEIAAAELSLEERGWHEDRLLSLTFDTGANGNVRLPITPGRVTWERIRLSDGTAGRLVTTIR from the coding sequence ATGACGATATCAGGAGCCGGCATACGCCGCATGCGGTTGCTGCGCAGCATGAAGCAGCAACACCTCGCGGAACTCCTCGGCGTCAACCAGGCGACCGTTTCGCGCTGGGAGCGCGGCCAGCTTGATCCCTCGCCCAACCAAGCCGTCAAGCTGGAACGGATTTTCGCCACGCCGCAACATGCTGCGGCCGATGCGGCCTTAAAGCGGCTGGTCGAGGATTCCGTCCGGTCTGTGCATCTGATCTGCGATAGCACGCATCGGCTTCTGTCTGCTTCCCGACCGCGGCAGGCGGAATGGCGTGCACCGCTCGGCGCTTTTCTCGGCCGCTCTCTTTTTTCCTACGCCTCCGCCGAGATCGCCGCCGCCGAACTGTCTCTGGAGGAGCGCGGCTGGCATGAGGACAGGCTGCTATCGTTGACCTTCGATACCGGCGCCAACGGCAATGTGCGCCTGCCGATTACCCCGGGCCGCGTCACTTGGGAGCGGATCAGGCTTTCCGATGGCACCGCTGGCCGCCTCGTCACCACAATCCGCTGA
- a CDS encoding metallophosphoesterase: MITRRGFFKVLGGGFAGVMALGGYAFAYEPLARFGIARYRLTPPGWTPGLKLRVVALADIHACEPWMSASRIAAICRRANELEADVTVLLGDYASGMNMVTQYVHSSQWSKALATLQAPLGVHAIMGNHDWWEDRTAQKNGGMETFGHRALADVGIPVYGNRAVRLEKDGRGFWLAGLEDQLALLPGRKWDRTHMLGLDDLDGTMAQISDDAPVILLAHEPDIFPRVPERVSLTLSGHTHGGQIRFLGRSPIVPSRYGNRYAYGHIVEEGRNIIVSGGLGCSIAPVRFGVPPEIVVIDLG, from the coding sequence GTGATCACCCGCCGCGGATTTTTCAAGGTTCTTGGCGGCGGTTTCGCAGGCGTCATGGCGCTCGGCGGTTATGCCTTTGCCTATGAACCGCTGGCGCGGTTCGGCATCGCCCGTTACCGGCTGACGCCGCCGGGATGGACACCGGGACTGAAGCTCCGCGTCGTCGCGCTCGCCGATATCCATGCCTGCGAACCCTGGATGTCGGCAAGCCGCATTGCCGCGATCTGCCGCCGGGCCAATGAACTCGAAGCCGACGTGACCGTTCTGCTCGGCGACTATGCCTCCGGCATGAACATGGTGACGCAATATGTGCATTCGAGCCAATGGTCGAAGGCGCTCGCCACCCTGCAGGCCCCGCTCGGCGTCCATGCGATCATGGGCAACCACGACTGGTGGGAGGACAGGACGGCCCAGAAGAACGGCGGAATGGAAACCTTCGGCCATCGGGCGCTCGCCGATGTCGGAATCCCGGTCTATGGCAACCGCGCCGTTCGGCTCGAAAAGGACGGCCGCGGCTTCTGGCTCGCAGGCCTCGAAGATCAGCTGGCGCTGCTGCCCGGCAGGAAGTGGGACCGCACGCACATGCTCGGCCTCGACGACCTCGATGGAACGATGGCACAGATTAGCGACGATGCACCGGTTATCCTGCTCGCCCATGAGCCCGATATCTTTCCGCGCGTGCCCGAGCGTGTCTCGCTGACGCTGTCGGGCCACACCCATGGCGGACAGATCCGCTTCCTCGGCCGATCGCCGATCGTCCCCTCGCGTTACGGCAATCGCTACGCCTATGGCCATATCGTCGAGGAGGGGCGTAACATCATCGTCTCCGGCGGGCTCGGCTGCTCCATTGCACCGGTGCGCTTCGGCGTCCCGCCGGAAATCGTCGTGATCGATCTCGGATAA
- a CDS encoding metalloregulator ArsR/SmtB family transcription factor gives MSSESTDDPVFKALAHHRRREILDLLKEAPRTTGALCEMFSGMDRCTVMQHLKVLEEAGLIVARKEGRERWNHLNSLPIKHIYDRWISAYAGHALSILDRLRSDLEG, from the coding sequence ATGTCAAGCGAATCAACCGACGACCCTGTCTTCAAGGCACTGGCGCATCATCGCCGCCGCGAAATCCTCGACCTGCTCAAGGAGGCCCCCCGCACAACGGGCGCGCTCTGCGAGATGTTTTCCGGGATGGACCGCTGCACGGTGATGCAGCATCTGAAGGTGCTTGAGGAAGCGGGGCTGATCGTCGCCAGAAAGGAGGGCCGCGAACGCTGGAACCACCTGAACAGTCTGCCGATCAAACACATCTACGACCGTTGGATCAGCGCCTATGCAGGTCATGCCCTGTCGATCCTTGATCGGCTGAGAAGCGACCTCGAAGGCTAG
- a CDS encoding DinB family protein, with translation MSTFDPARAFRKLAYNNALANHRLLHACAALKPGEFEAPRTSFFPSIKETLNHIITVDWFYVDGMEGGTLGFQAFEVDEPFDDVESLMQAQAKVDQRLIDLCEALTPERLISIVNLHRGNRIQQERMDDVLAHLFQHQTHHRGQVHAMLAGTSIAPPQLDEFIVADDARFRGKELAELGWREEKLMH, from the coding sequence ATGTCGACCTTCGATCCCGCCAGGGCCTTTCGCAAGCTTGCCTATAACAACGCCCTTGCCAATCACCGGCTGCTTCACGCCTGCGCGGCATTGAAGCCCGGCGAATTCGAAGCGCCGCGCACGAGCTTCTTTCCGTCGATCAAGGAGACGCTGAATCATATCATCACGGTCGACTGGTTCTATGTCGACGGCATGGAAGGCGGCACGCTCGGCTTCCAGGCCTTCGAGGTGGACGAACCCTTCGATGACGTCGAGTCACTGATGCAAGCACAGGCAAAGGTCGATCAGCGCCTGATCGACCTTTGCGAAGCCCTGACGCCGGAAAGGCTGATCTCGATCGTAAATCTCCATCGCGGCAATCGTATTCAGCAGGAGCGGATGGACGACGTGCTCGCCCATCTTTTCCAGCATCAGACCCATCATCGCGGCCAGGTCCATGCGATGCTTGCCGGCACCAGCATTGCCCCGCCGCAGCTCGACGAATTCATCGTCGCCGACGACGCGCGGTTTCGCGGCAAGGAACTCGCCGAACTCGGCTGGCGCGAAGAAAAGCTGATGCATTAA
- a CDS encoding NAD(P)-dependent oxidoreductase: MTILVTGSAGHLGEALMRSLSAQSRWARGIDIKPSAFTDMVGSIGDRGFIRRAMSGISQVIHAATLHKPHVATHGNRDFLDTNVGGTLNLLEEATAAGVASFVFTSTTSAFGAALTPAAGEPAAWVTEDVLPVAKNIYGVTKLAAEGISELFARKSRLPVVILRTSRFFPESDDDPEIRNSYSAGNAQANELLHRRVDISDVVDAHFLALEKAPAIGFGRYIISATTPFLPGDRAELRRDAPAVVERLFPGANTLYAERGWKMFPTLDRVYVNERARRELGWRPRYDFRFVLDCLRECREWRSPLAIDVGSKGYHEEVFAEGPYPVD, translated from the coding sequence ATGACGATATTGGTGACGGGAAGCGCCGGCCACCTCGGCGAGGCGCTGATGCGCAGCTTGAGTGCTCAGAGCCGGTGGGCGCGCGGCATCGACATCAAGCCTTCGGCTTTTACCGATATGGTCGGCTCCATCGGTGACCGCGGCTTTATCAGGCGAGCGATGTCGGGCATCAGCCAAGTCATCCATGCCGCCACGCTCCACAAGCCGCATGTGGCGACCCACGGCAATCGCGATTTCCTCGACACCAATGTCGGCGGCACGCTGAACCTGCTCGAAGAGGCGACTGCCGCGGGCGTTGCAAGCTTCGTCTTCACCAGCACCACCAGCGCTTTCGGCGCGGCGTTGACGCCGGCGGCCGGCGAGCCCGCAGCGTGGGTCACCGAGGACGTGCTTCCTGTCGCGAAGAATATCTACGGCGTGACAAAGCTCGCTGCCGAAGGAATTTCGGAACTCTTCGCCCGCAAATCCCGCCTGCCTGTCGTCATCCTCAGGACGTCGCGCTTCTTTCCCGAAAGTGATGATGATCCCGAGATTCGCAACAGCTATTCGGCGGGAAATGCGCAGGCCAACGAGCTGCTTCATCGCCGCGTCGATATCAGCGACGTGGTCGACGCCCATTTTCTGGCGCTCGAAAAGGCGCCGGCAATCGGCTTCGGCCGCTATATCATCTCGGCCACGACGCCCTTTCTACCGGGCGATCGCGCAGAGCTCAGGCGTGATGCGCCTGCTGTCGTCGAGCGGCTGTTTCCAGGTGCAAACACGCTTTACGCCGAACGCGGCTGGAAAATGTTCCCGACGCTCGATCGCGTCTACGTCAACGAACGCGCAAGGCGCGAACTTGGCTGGCGGCCGCGCTATGATTTCCGCTTCGTGCTCGATTGCCTGCGCGAGTGTCGCGAATGGCGAAGCCCGTTGGCGATCGATGTCGGCTCCAAGGGCTACCACGAGGAAGTATTCGCCGAAGGACCCTATCCGGTCGATTAG
- the gnd gene encoding phosphogluconate dehydrogenase (NAD(+)-dependent, decarboxylating): MQLGMVGLGRMGNYMVQRLMRGGHECVVYDTRPESVAELAGLGATGSASMEEFVSKLTHPRAIWLMLPAAIVDKVLASLVPLLQNGDIVIDGGNSYYHDDIRRGAELITKGIHYVDVGTSGGVFGLERGYCLMIGGEKGTVQHLSPIFATLAPGVGKTEASPNRTAEAAAASTAEQGYLHCGPHGAGHFVKMVHNGIEYGLMAAYSEGLNILKHANIGAASHDADAETAPLAHPEHFQYDFNLPDVAEVWRRGSVITSWLLDLTADALHVDPALSKYAGRVSDSGEGRWTIMAAIDESVPTPVLSAALYGRFSSRDNDEFANKVLSAMRAGFGGHVEKPAPKS, translated from the coding sequence ATGCAGCTTGGTATGGTCGGTTTGGGCCGAATGGGCAATTATATGGTCCAGCGCCTGATGCGGGGCGGTCACGAATGCGTCGTCTACGACACCAGGCCGGAAAGCGTTGCTGAGCTCGCAGGTCTCGGCGCGACCGGCAGCGCTTCGATGGAGGAATTCGTCTCCAAGCTCACGCATCCGCGTGCGATCTGGCTGATGCTGCCGGCGGCGATCGTCGACAAGGTGCTGGCCAGCCTGGTGCCGCTGCTTCAGAACGGCGATATCGTCATCGACGGAGGCAATTCCTATTACCACGATGACATCCGCCGTGGCGCCGAACTCATCACCAAAGGCATCCATTATGTCGATGTCGGCACCAGCGGCGGCGTCTTCGGCCTGGAGCGCGGCTATTGCCTGATGATCGGTGGCGAGAAGGGCACCGTCCAACATCTGTCTCCGATTTTTGCGACGCTCGCCCCCGGCGTCGGCAAGACGGAAGCATCGCCGAACCGCACCGCCGAAGCGGCGGCGGCCAGCACGGCGGAGCAGGGTTATCTGCATTGCGGCCCACACGGCGCCGGACATTTCGTCAAGATGGTGCATAATGGCATCGAATACGGCCTGATGGCTGCCTATTCCGAAGGCCTCAACATTCTGAAACACGCCAATATTGGCGCCGCCTCGCACGATGCCGATGCGGAAACCGCGCCGCTCGCCCATCCCGAACATTTTCAATACGACTTCAATCTGCCGGATGTCGCGGAAGTCTGGCGCCGCGGCAGCGTCATCACCTCCTGGCTGCTCGATCTCACCGCCGATGCCCTGCATGTCGACCCCGCACTTTCGAAATATGCCGGCCGCGTCTCGGACAGCGGCGAGGGCCGCTGGACGATCATGGCGGCAATCGACGAAAGCGTGCCGACACCGGTGCTGAGTGCGGCGCTCTACGGCCGCTTCTCCTCGCGCGACAATGACGAGTTCGCCAACAAGGTGCTGTCGGCAATGCGCGCGGGTTTCGGCGGCCACGTGGAAAAGCCGGCGCCGAAATCCTGA
- the mprF gene encoding bifunctional lysylphosphatidylglycerol flippase/synthetase MprF, whose product MSDHGNLEEMEATDGFSFRTLFRRYRTPLTAAATLIVFCLVGYAIMQLTNEVRYDDVVAALAATRPSAILLALFFTALSFLSLVFYDLNAIEYIGKKLPFPHVALTAFSAYAVGNTAGFGALSGGAIRYRAYTRLGLSPEDIGRIIAFVTLSFGLGLAAVASIALIIIASEIGPLIGVSPFLLRLVAGSIIAILGAVMIIGREGRVLDFGAVAIRLPDSRTWSRQFLVTAFDIAASASVLYVLLPQTAIGWPVFLAVYAIAVGLGVLSHVPAGLGVFETVIIASLGSAVNIDAVLGSLVLYRLIYHVLPLLIAVLAVSAAELRRFVDHPAASSVRRIGGRLMPQLLSTLALLLGVMLVFSSVTPTPDQNLEFLSNYLPLPLVEGAHFLSSLLGLALVVAARGLGQRLDGAWWVAVFSAVAALTLSLLKAIALVEAAFLAFLIFGLFVSRRLFTRHASLLNQAMTASWLMAIAVIVVGAIVILLFVYRDVEYSNELWWQFEFTAEAPRGLRALLGITIISSAIAIFSLLRPATFQPEPATEEALTRAIEIVRKQGNADANLVRMGDKSIMFSEKGDAFIMYGRQGRSWIALFDPVGDHRAVQELVWRFVEAARAAGCRAVFYQISPALLSHCADAGLRAFKLGELAVADLRTFEMKGGKWANLRQTASRAQRDGLEFAVVEPEDVSGIIDDLAAVSKAWLEHHNAKEKGFSLGSFDPDYVSSQPVGILKKDGKIVAFANILVTESREESTIDLMRFSPDAPKGSMDFLFVQIMEYLRNQGFTHFNLGMAPLSGMSKREAAPVWDRIGSTVFEHGERFYNFKGLRAFKSKFHPHWQPRYLAVSGGGNPMIALMDATFLIGGGLKGVVRK is encoded by the coding sequence ATGTCGGATCACGGCAATTTGGAAGAGATGGAAGCGACGGACGGTTTTTCTTTTCGCACGCTTTTCAGACGTTACAGGACGCCGCTTACGGCAGCCGCGACGCTCATCGTCTTCTGTCTCGTCGGTTATGCGATCATGCAGCTCACGAACGAGGTGCGCTATGACGATGTCGTCGCAGCGCTGGCGGCGACCAGGCCGAGCGCGATCCTGCTTGCTCTGTTCTTTACGGCGCTGAGTTTCCTCTCGCTGGTCTTCTACGATCTCAATGCGATCGAATATATCGGCAAGAAGCTTCCCTTTCCGCATGTGGCGCTGACGGCATTCAGCGCCTACGCGGTCGGCAACACCGCCGGCTTCGGTGCGCTGTCGGGCGGCGCAATCCGCTACCGCGCCTATACGCGTCTGGGGCTCTCACCCGAGGACATTGGCCGGATCATCGCCTTCGTCACGCTCTCCTTCGGCCTCGGGCTCGCGGCCGTCGCATCGATCGCCCTCATCATCATCGCCAGCGAGATCGGTCCGCTGATCGGTGTCAGTCCGTTCCTGCTCCGGCTGGTTGCCGGCTCGATCATCGCCATTCTCGGGGCTGTAATGATTATCGGCCGCGAGGGTCGTGTGCTCGATTTCGGCGCCGTGGCGATCCGCCTGCCGGACTCGCGCACCTGGTCGCGCCAATTCCTCGTTACCGCCTTTGATATTGCCGCCTCCGCGTCGGTGCTCTACGTGCTCTTGCCGCAGACGGCTATCGGCTGGCCGGTCTTCCTCGCCGTCTATGCGATCGCCGTCGGTCTCGGGGTGCTCAGCCACGTTCCGGCCGGGCTCGGCGTCTTCGAGACCGTGATCATCGCTTCGCTCGGCAGCGCGGTGAATATCGACGCGGTGCTGGGATCGCTGGTGCTTTACCGGCTGATCTACCATGTATTGCCGCTGTTGATCGCCGTGCTCGCGGTCTCGGCGGCGGAGTTGCGCCGTTTTGTCGACCACCCGGCCGCCTCCAGTGTCCGCCGTATCGGCGGACGGCTGATGCCGCAGCTGCTGTCGACCCTGGCGCTGCTGCTCGGCGTGATGCTGGTGTTTTCGAGCGTCACGCCGACGCCGGACCAGAATCTGGAATTCCTCTCCAACTATCTGCCGCTGCCGCTGGTCGAAGGCGCGCACTTCCTCTCCAGCCTGCTCGGGCTTGCGCTGGTGGTCGCGGCGCGCGGCCTCGGTCAGAGGCTCGACGGCGCGTGGTGGGTGGCCGTATTCTCGGCCGTTGCCGCATTGACCCTGTCGCTTCTGAAGGCGATCGCCCTTGTCGAAGCTGCCTTTCTCGCGTTTCTCATCTTCGGGCTCTTCGTCAGCCGGCGGCTCTTCACCCGGCATGCGTCGCTGCTCAACCAGGCGATGACGGCGTCCTGGCTGATGGCGATCGCGGTCATCGTCGTCGGCGCCATCGTCATCCTGCTCTTCGTCTATCGCGATGTCGAATACAGCAACGAACTCTGGTGGCAGTTCGAATTCACCGCCGAGGCGCCGCGGGGACTGCGCGCCCTGCTCGGCATCACCATCATCTCCTCGGCGATCGCCATTTTCAGCCTGCTCCGACCGGCGACTTTCCAGCCGGAGCCGGCGACGGAGGAGGCGCTGACGCGTGCCATCGAGATCGTCAGGAAGCAGGGCAATGCCGATGCCAATCTGGTGCGCATGGGCGACAAGAGCATCATGTTTTCGGAAAAAGGTGACGCCTTCATCATGTACGGCCGGCAGGGCCGTTCATGGATCGCGCTGTTCGACCCGGTTGGCGATCATCGTGCCGTGCAGGAACTCGTCTGGCGCTTCGTCGAAGCGGCGCGGGCCGCCGGCTGCCGCGCCGTCTTCTACCAGATCTCGCCGGCGTTGCTTTCCCATTGCGCCGATGCCGGCCTCCGCGCCTTCAAGCTCGGCGAACTGGCGGTGGCCGACCTCCGGACCTTCGAAATGAAAGGCGGCAAATGGGCGAACCTTCGCCAGACGGCGAGCCGAGCCCAGCGCGACGGGCTGGAATTCGCGGTGGTCGAACCCGAGGACGTGAGCGGGATTATCGATGATCTCGCCGCCGTTTCCAAGGCCTGGCTGGAACATCACAATGCCAAGGAAAAGGGCTTCTCCCTCGGTTCCTTCGATCCCGATTACGTTTCCTCGCAACCGGTCGGCATCCTCAAGAAGGATGGCAAGATCGTCGCCTTCGCCAATATCCTCGTCACCGAATCCCGCGAGGAGAGCACGATCGATCTCATGCGCTTCTCGCCGGACGCGCCGAAGGGCTCAATGGACTTTCTCTTCGTGCAGATCATGGAATATCTGCGTAACCAAGGTTTCACGCACTTCAATCTCGGCATGGCGCCTCTCTCCGGCATGTCGAAACGCGAAGCGGCGCCCGTCTGGGACCGTATCGGCAGCACCGTCTTCGAACACGGCGAACGCTTCTATAACTTCAAAGGCCTTCGGGCATTCAAATCCAAGTTTCATCCGCACTGGCAACCGCGCTATCTTGCGGTTTCCGGAGGAGGCAATCCGATGATCGCGTTGATGGACGCGACATTTCTGATCGGGGGCGGATTGAAAGGGGTAGTGAGAAAATGA